One Bacillus marinisedimentorum DNA segment encodes these proteins:
- a CDS encoding tetratricopeptide repeat protein yields MDNEKNGQQDSGNVIPFPNLKDRLFEKGMAALQQKKYREALPVFQQLRDMEGGYPQVQAGIVICLLELGRLEEARAESKRLLNEDIGDYFENLQIYITVLIQMNEYDEAAAVLEAVMEEHRLPAEAAETLYQLLDFSRQMSERPEPAPDEQREEVPAIDPADLIERLTNGNAEEQLRALQQLRSLELSPYIATLDSMLKSGFAPELKTMLLEIMIEKKLSREIEIWKFGKRKTIVPATLDGVFESDFGIQVLNVLDEKLGQENPALFQLVQELWHRHLFVIYPFEPDPADPAVWAGALHQLGYLLHSIPVTLEETAEEYGIEAHILEESVTYLRKLEEESFNGSML; encoded by the coding sequence ATGGATAACGAAAAAAACGGACAGCAAGACAGCGGAAATGTCATCCCATTCCCGAATCTGAAGGACCGTCTTTTTGAGAAAGGAATGGCTGCGCTTCAGCAAAAAAAGTACCGGGAAGCACTCCCGGTGTTTCAGCAGCTTCGGGATATGGAAGGCGGATATCCGCAGGTGCAGGCCGGTATTGTCATTTGTCTGCTTGAATTGGGTCGGCTGGAAGAGGCCAGGGCAGAAAGCAAACGGCTGCTGAACGAAGATATCGGTGATTACTTCGAAAATTTGCAAATTTATATTACGGTCCTTATTCAGATGAATGAGTATGATGAAGCGGCGGCGGTGTTAGAGGCTGTCATGGAGGAGCACAGGCTGCCGGCAGAGGCCGCGGAAACCCTTTATCAGCTCCTGGACTTCAGCCGGCAAATGTCGGAAAGGCCTGAGCCGGCACCCGATGAACAGCGTGAGGAAGTACCGGCAATCGACCCTGCTGACCTTATTGAACGGCTTACAAACGGGAATGCCGAAGAACAGCTCAGGGCGCTGCAGCAACTGAGAAGTCTTGAATTGTCCCCGTATATAGCAACACTCGACTCCATGCTGAAAAGCGGTTTTGCTCCCGAATTAAAAACAATGCTGCTGGAAATCATGATTGAAAAAAAGCTATCAAGGGAAATCGAAATATGGAAGTTCGGCAAGAGAAAAACGATTGTGCCTGCAACACTTGACGGAGTTTTTGAATCGGATTTTGGCATTCAAGTGCTGAATGTCCTTGATGAAAAACTCGGCCAGGAAAATCCTGCATTATTTCAGCTTGTTCAAGAGCTCTGGCATCGGCATCTGTTTGTCATATACCCGTTTGAGCCCGATCCCGCAGATCCTGCCGTCTGGGCTGGAGCTTTGCACCAGCTTGGATACTTGCTGCACAGCATCCCTGTCACCCTTGAGGAAACGGCAGAAGAATATGGGATTGAAGCGCACATTTTGGAAGAATCTGTTACATACTTGCGCAAGCTGGAAGAGGAGTCATTTAACGGTTCGATGCTGTAA